A window of the Dyadobacter pollutisoli genome harbors these coding sequences:
- a CDS encoding tetratricopeptide repeat protein, which produces MRTEYLKLTLLICLLAGAVTAPTANAQRRNKDREKESVKSENAGFQLGEESLAAEGMKFMMKDEPERAIPVFEKLVQLNAQEGASHFMLASALIKMERYDDAIASSKKAYDLNKENIFYAQQLAELYAKRRKYSEAAQIYESLLAKSPENIQYGIELAAVYVFNDQFDKAIDTYNILEKSLGVTEEITHQKQQLYLRQNNLDKALNEGKKLIAAEPGEVSYRVELAEMLIANDRIVEAVVPLEEALKINPDEAQAHVLLADIYRRNGDVQKCNQELRLVFANPNLDADPKIRVLTGYLTMLKTEAEFSEAISLAKQLSETHPNESRTNVIYADLLMRLDKKAEARDMYSKAARIDGSVFQVWGAILQLDGDLNQVDSMLVHSEKALEVFPNQGMFWYSNGTAHLMKKNYKEAISSLEESLKLISDKPDLVPYINAQLGDAYNGLGEHQKSDAAYELALKGNPDNDHVLNNYSYFLSLRKEKLDLALKMSEKLVLQHQNNPTYLDTYAWVLYIRKDYKKAKEFLEKAMMDSSGVSGTIVEHYGDVLFKLGERDNAVAQWKKAKRMGETTELLDKKIATGALHEQ; this is translated from the coding sequence ATGAGGACCGAATATTTAAAACTGACCCTTCTTATTTGTCTGCTGGCTGGCGCGGTAACGGCCCCGACAGCAAATGCGCAGCGTCGTAACAAAGACCGTGAGAAAGAGTCAGTTAAGTCTGAAAATGCCGGTTTTCAGCTGGGCGAAGAGTCGCTGGCTGCGGAAGGGATGAAATTTATGATGAAGGACGAGCCCGAACGTGCGATCCCCGTCTTTGAAAAACTGGTTCAGCTTAATGCGCAGGAAGGTGCAAGCCACTTTATGCTCGCTTCTGCACTCATCAAAATGGAGCGGTACGACGATGCCATTGCCTCTTCCAAAAAAGCCTACGACCTCAATAAAGAGAACATATTCTACGCGCAGCAGCTTGCAGAGCTTTATGCGAAACGCAGAAAATATTCAGAAGCTGCGCAGATCTACGAATCGCTTCTTGCCAAAAGTCCCGAAAATATCCAGTACGGAATCGAGCTGGCAGCCGTGTATGTGTTTAATGATCAGTTCGATAAGGCCATTGATACCTACAACATTCTTGAAAAATCCCTTGGTGTAACCGAAGAAATCACGCATCAGAAGCAACAGCTTTATTTAAGACAGAATAACCTTGACAAGGCGCTTAATGAGGGTAAAAAGCTGATCGCTGCTGAACCTGGCGAGGTAAGTTATCGCGTAGAACTGGCGGAAATGCTGATCGCAAACGACCGGATCGTGGAAGCGGTTGTCCCATTGGAAGAAGCCCTGAAAATTAACCCCGACGAAGCACAGGCGCACGTATTGCTGGCCGACATTTACCGCCGCAATGGTGACGTTCAGAAATGCAATCAGGAATTAAGGCTTGTATTTGCTAATCCCAATCTTGACGCTGATCCCAAAATAAGGGTACTTACCGGCTATCTGACGATGCTCAAAACGGAAGCGGAATTCAGTGAAGCGATTAGTCTGGCGAAGCAACTATCTGAAACACATCCCAATGAGTCGCGTACCAATGTCATTTACGCTGATTTACTGATGCGTCTGGACAAAAAGGCGGAAGCCAGGGATATGTATTCCAAAGCTGCCCGGATCGACGGTTCTGTATTCCAGGTGTGGGGCGCCATTTTGCAGCTGGACGGCGACCTTAATCAGGTGGATAGCATGCTGGTACATTCCGAAAAAGCGCTGGAAGTATTCCCTAATCAGGGCATGTTCTGGTATTCGAATGGGACAGCGCATTTGATGAAAAAGAATTACAAAGAAGCCATTTCCTCTCTGGAAGAAAGCCTGAAATTGATCAGTGACAAGCCTGACCTGGTACCTTATATCAATGCGCAGCTTGGGGACGCTTACAATGGTTTGGGCGAGCATCAAAAATCAGATGCGGCCTATGAGCTGGCATTAAAAGGAAATCCGGACAATGATCATGTGCTCAATAATTACAGTTACTTCCTTTCACTACGTAAAGAAAAGCTCGATCTGGCGCTGAAAATGTCGGAAAAACTGGTTTTGCAGCATCAGAACAACCCTACTTACCTCGATACCTACGCCTGGGTATTATACATCCGCAAAGACTACAAAAAAGCCAAGGAGTTTCTCGAAAAAGCGATGATGGACAGCAGCGGTGTCAGTGGCACGATTGTTGAGCATTATGGTGATGTCCTGTTCAAACTAGGTGAACGCGACAATGCAGTGGCACAATGGAAAAAAGCCAAAAGAATGGGCGAAACCACTGAACTTCTTGATAAAAAAATAGCAACAGGCGCACTACATGAGCAATAG
- the panB gene encoding 3-methyl-2-oxobutanoate hydroxymethyltransferase: protein MSIHTPDIKRVTTHIIQEMKTRGEKISCLTAYDYSMAGIVDAAGIELILVGDSASNVMAGHETTLPITIDQMIYHATSVVRAVKRALVVVDLPFGSYQGNSREALNSAIRIMKESGAHAVKLEGGLEIKDSITRILSAGVPVMGHLGLTPQSIYKFGTYTVRAKQEEEAQKLLEDAKMLEEVGCFSMVLEKIPSTLTKQVSESVSIPTVGIGAGPHADGQILVLHDLLGINKAFKPRFLRRYADLNGVMTDAISNYIKDVKGKSFPNDKESY from the coding sequence ATGTCAATCCATACCCCTGATATTAAACGCGTTACGACCCACATCATTCAGGAAATGAAAACGCGGGGCGAAAAAATATCCTGCCTTACTGCCTACGATTATTCTATGGCCGGCATTGTAGATGCCGCAGGAATAGAGCTTATCCTGGTAGGGGACTCCGCTTCGAATGTAATGGCGGGACACGAAACGACGCTTCCTATTACGATCGATCAGATGATTTACCATGCTACGTCGGTGGTACGGGCTGTAAAAAGGGCGTTAGTAGTAGTCGACCTACCTTTTGGATCCTATCAGGGCAATTCGCGGGAAGCATTGAACTCCGCCATTCGGATAATGAAAGAATCGGGTGCGCATGCGGTGAAGCTGGAAGGGGGACTGGAAATCAAGGATTCCATTACCCGCATATTAAGCGCCGGAGTGCCTGTAATGGGTCATTTGGGCCTTACGCCGCAATCCATTTACAAGTTCGGGACTTACACTGTCCGAGCTAAACAGGAAGAAGAAGCACAAAAGCTGCTGGAAGACGCGAAAATGCTGGAAGAAGTAGGCTGTTTTTCAATGGTTTTGGAAAAAATACCTTCCACACTGACCAAACAAGTTTCTGAAAGTGTGTCCATTCCAACCGTGGGTATAGGTGCCGGACCACATGCCGACGGCCAGATATTGGTACTACACGACTTACTGGGCATCAATAAGGCATTCAAACCACGATTCTTGCGTCGCTATGCGGATTTGAATGGTGTAATGACCGACGCAATTTCCAATTATATCAAAGATGTAAAAGGCAAATCGTTTCCGAATGACAAGGAATCATATTGA
- a CDS encoding murein hydrolase activator EnvC family protein: MTFIFCAGISAYAQKTREQLEREKTENQNKIREIQSILKQTSSQKNVNLGQLKALNQQINTYKRQIDLLSDDLELLDKELKVLEKKRQELDSRLNKLKEEYGHMIYEASKRNVYFNQLVFLFSSGTFNQFVLRYKYLKQYTEARQGQVKEIEILQAQVRAERQRITSKKNQQKTVLDTRVTENTKLEGLKVKQNEVIQELSQKEVELRKQIAENKRATDLLEANIRRIAERERRERLERERKEREEREARRKAERERIARENAEREKKGEAAVVEEPKEEEEPVVSSGMSEEETTLASSFTASQSRLPWPVKGFVSGHFGQRPHAVLKGVMVDNLGVDIQTTAGEPVRSVYDGVVLDVTEMPGMGNVVAIQHGNYMTIYAKMNGVTVRAGQKVKARENIGRVATDSDGTSELQFQIWKNTSRLNPENWLIHR; the protein is encoded by the coding sequence TTGACGTTCATTTTTTGCGCGGGGATAAGCGCCTACGCACAGAAAACCCGTGAGCAGCTTGAACGCGAAAAGACCGAAAACCAGAACAAGATCAGGGAAATTCAAAGCATCCTGAAACAAACGTCTTCTCAAAAAAATGTCAATTTAGGTCAATTAAAAGCCCTGAATCAGCAAATCAATACCTATAAAAGGCAGATTGACCTTCTTTCTGACGATCTTGAACTGCTTGACAAAGAATTAAAAGTCCTCGAAAAAAAGCGTCAGGAGCTGGATAGCCGCCTTAACAAGCTGAAAGAGGAGTATGGGCATATGATTTATGAGGCTTCCAAAAGAAATGTTTATTTCAATCAATTGGTTTTTCTTTTTTCCTCCGGTACATTCAATCAGTTTGTATTGAGGTATAAATATTTGAAACAATATACCGAGGCGAGACAAGGACAGGTTAAAGAAATTGAAATTTTGCAGGCACAAGTGCGAGCTGAGCGTCAGCGCATTACAAGCAAAAAGAATCAGCAAAAAACAGTTCTGGATACCCGGGTAACCGAAAACACCAAGCTGGAAGGGCTCAAAGTGAAGCAGAATGAAGTGATTCAGGAGCTCTCCCAAAAAGAGGTAGAATTAAGAAAACAAATTGCGGAAAACAAAAGGGCAACCGATTTACTGGAAGCCAATATCCGCAGGATCGCTGAGCGGGAGAGACGTGAACGTTTGGAGCGGGAACGCAAAGAACGCGAGGAGCGGGAAGCGCGCAGAAAAGCAGAACGGGAGAGAATAGCCCGCGAAAACGCTGAAAGAGAGAAAAAGGGTGAGGCGGCAGTGGTAGAAGAACCCAAAGAAGAAGAAGAGCCGGTCGTTTCGAGTGGTATGAGTGAGGAAGAAACAACGCTCGCTTCGTCATTTACAGCTTCCCAATCGCGACTACCATGGCCTGTAAAAGGCTTTGTTTCGGGACACTTCGGCCAACGCCCACATGCTGTTTTGAAAGGCGTAATGGTTGATAACCTGGGTGTTGACATTCAAACTACCGCGGGTGAGCCGGTGCGGTCGGTATACGACGGTGTCGTGCTGGATGTGACGGAAATGCCGGGAATGGGCAATGTAGTGGCCATTCAACATGGTAATTATATGACGATCTATGCCAAAATGAATGGAGTTACTGTTCGGGCCGGCCAGAAAGTGAAAGCAAGGGAAAACATCGGCCGGGTAGCTACCGACAGCGACGGAACATCTGAACTGCAATTCCAGATCTGGAAAAACACATCCCGCCTCAACCCTGAAAACTGGTTGATACACAGGTAG
- a CDS encoding DUF4292 domain-containing protein, translating to MSNSITIGLVAMSLLWFSACHKQRTSKSINKNPAADTTLINTIPPAADTVKATEPEPIGSIEIKEIDFDYLVAKSKVSFKSKTQDFDNTNVNIRMKKDSIIWLSVTGVGFEVARGIITPDSIVFMDKIHKDYFVFSYQQLSKQYNFDLNFPLLQSVIIGNLPFPKGDGGRFVKENDSYVLKQVKDSLQIDNYLSEENFKLSRIKATEIPTQNTFTLDYQDYKVVKTFLFPFTSLINLNVRSQKDQQINETNMRIKHNKVDFINENPGFPFNIPSSYKRKR from the coding sequence ATGAGCAATAGCATTACGATCGGGTTGGTAGCCATGAGTTTATTATGGTTTTCGGCTTGTCATAAACAACGTACCTCCAAGAGTATCAACAAAAATCCCGCGGCAGACACAACACTGATCAATACGATCCCTCCTGCCGCTGACACGGTGAAAGCAACTGAACCTGAACCAATTGGCTCCATTGAGATCAAAGAAATTGATTTTGATTATCTCGTGGCCAAATCCAAGGTTTCATTCAAAAGCAAAACGCAGGACTTCGATAATACCAACGTCAACATCCGCATGAAAAAGGACAGCATTATCTGGCTATCGGTCACGGGTGTAGGATTTGAGGTGGCGCGTGGCATTATCACGCCGGATTCTATCGTTTTTATGGACAAAATTCACAAAGATTATTTTGTGTTTTCATACCAGCAACTGAGCAAACAGTACAATTTTGACCTTAATTTCCCGCTTTTGCAGTCCGTTATCATTGGGAACCTTCCTTTTCCCAAAGGGGATGGCGGACGGTTTGTGAAGGAAAATGATTCTTATGTGCTCAAACAGGTGAAAGACAGTCTCCAAATAGACAATTATCTTTCCGAAGAAAACTTTAAACTGTCACGAATAAAAGCCACGGAGATCCCCACGCAAAATACTTTTACCCTTGACTACCAGGATTATAAGGTAGTCAAAACTTTCCTTTTTCCATTTACCAGTCTGATCAATCTAAACGTCAGGTCGCAAAAAGATCAACAGATCAACGAAACCAATATGCGGATCAAACATAACAAAGTGGACTTTATAAATGAAAATCCTGGTTTTCCCTTTAATATACCTTCGTCGTATAAACGAAAAAGGTAA